In a genomic window of Alcanivorax sp.:
- the prpC gene encoding 2-methylcitrate synthase yields MAEGKKVGGAGLRGQVAGKTALSTVGKSGSGLTYRGYDVKDLAENCEFEEVAHLILKGELPTQDQLATYKAKLKSLRGLPDALKTVLEQIPKDAHPMDVMRTGCSMLGNLETETDFSQQEDATDRLLAAFPGIICYWYRFSHDGVKIDPETDDDSIGAHFLHLLRGEKPNELHERVMNVSLILYAEHEFNASTFTARVCASTLSDLHSCITGAIGSLRGPLHGGANEAAMDMIEKFSDPDNAEKEMLGMLERKEKIMGFGHAIYTESDPRNAIIKHWSEKLANDVGDTVLYPVSVRCEEVMWREKKLFCNADFFHASAYHFMGIPTKLFTPIFVMSRLTGWAAHVFEQRADNRIIRPSAEYTGPELRKVTPIAERG; encoded by the coding sequence ATGGCAGAAGGCAAAAAAGTAGGCGGCGCAGGTCTGCGTGGCCAGGTAGCAGGCAAAACCGCTCTCTCCACCGTTGGCAAGAGCGGCTCCGGCCTGACCTACCGTGGTTATGATGTGAAAGATCTGGCCGAGAACTGTGAGTTCGAGGAAGTGGCACACCTGATCCTGAAAGGCGAATTGCCCACCCAGGACCAACTGGCTACCTACAAGGCCAAGCTGAAAAGCCTGCGCGGCCTGCCCGATGCGCTGAAAACCGTCCTCGAGCAGATTCCCAAGGACGCCCATCCCATGGACGTGATGCGTACCGGCTGCTCCATGCTGGGCAACCTGGAAACGGAAACCGATTTCAGCCAACAGGAAGATGCCACCGATCGTCTGCTGGCCGCTTTCCCCGGAATCATCTGTTACTGGTACCGCTTTAGTCACGATGGCGTGAAGATCGATCCGGAAACCGATGACGACTCCATCGGCGCTCACTTCCTGCACCTGCTGCGTGGCGAAAAGCCCAACGAGCTGCACGAGCGGGTGATGAACGTGTCCCTGATCCTCTATGCAGAGCACGAGTTCAACGCCTCCACCTTTACCGCCCGTGTTTGTGCCTCCACCCTGAGTGATCTGCACAGCTGCATCACCGGTGCCATTGGCTCTCTGCGTGGTCCGCTGCATGGCGGCGCCAACGAAGCGGCCATGGACATGATCGAGAAATTCTCTGATCCGGATAACGCCGAAAAAGAAATGCTGGGCATGCTGGAGCGCAAGGAAAAGATCATGGGCTTCGGCCACGCGATCTACACCGAATCTGATCCGCGCAACGCCATCATCAAGCACTGGTCCGAAAAGCTGGCCAATGATGTGGGCGATACTGTGCTGTACCCGGTATCCGTGCGTTGTGAAGAAGTCATGTGGCGCGAAAAGAAGTTGTTCTGTAACGCCGATTTCTTCCATGCGTCTGCGTACCACTTCATGGGCATTCCCACCAAGCTGTTCACACCGATCTTCGTGATGAGCCGCCTGACTGGCTGGGCCGCCCACGTGTTCGAGCAGCGTGCCGATAACCGCATCATCCGTCCGAGTGCCGAGTACACCGGTCCGGAACTGCGCAAGGTAACGCCAATCGCCGAGCGTGGCTAA
- the prpB gene encoding methylisocitrate lyase yields MSKLTAGGRFRKALAEEKPLQVMGTINAYAAMMAEQTGYRAIYLSGGGVANASYGLPDLGMTSMNDVLEDVRRISSAVETPLLVDIDTGWGGAFNISRTVKEMIKAGAGAVHLEDQVAQKRCGHRPNKEIVSQEEMVDRVKAAVDGKTDDDFFIIARTDAFQKDGLEAAIERSRACIEAGADGIFAEAVHTLEDYKAFKEGLGDVPLLANITEFGATPLFTREELAEAGADMILYPLSAFRAMNQAALKVYQSIREQGHQKDVVDIMQTRMELYDFLNYHDYEQKLDALFAKGKG; encoded by the coding sequence ATGAGCAAACTCACCGCCGGCGGTCGTTTCCGCAAGGCACTGGCCGAAGAAAAACCGTTGCAAGTGATGGGCACCATCAACGCCTATGCGGCAATGATGGCAGAACAGACCGGCTACCGGGCTATCTACCTGTCAGGCGGTGGTGTGGCAAATGCCAGCTACGGCTTGCCGGACCTGGGCATGACCAGCATGAATGATGTGCTGGAAGACGTGCGTCGAATCTCCAGCGCCGTGGAAACCCCGTTGCTGGTGGATATCGATACCGGCTGGGGTGGGGCGTTCAATATCTCCCGTACCGTGAAAGAAATGATCAAGGCCGGTGCCGGCGCGGTGCACCTGGAAGACCAGGTTGCCCAGAAGCGCTGCGGCCACCGCCCGAACAAGGAAATTGTCTCTCAGGAAGAAATGGTCGACCGGGTCAAGGCCGCCGTTGACGGCAAGACCGATGATGATTTTTTCATCATCGCCCGTACTGACGCGTTCCAGAAGGATGGCCTGGAAGCGGCCATCGAGCGCTCCAGAGCCTGCATCGAGGCCGGTGCCGATGGCATCTTCGCCGAAGCAGTACACACGCTGGAAGATTACAAGGCCTTCAAGGAAGGTCTGGGCGACGTTCCCTTGCTGGCGAATATCACCGAATTCGGCGCTACGCCGCTGTTTACCCGCGAGGAGCTGGCTGAGGCTGGCGCGGACATGATTCTGTATCCACTGAGTGCTTTCCGTGCCATGAATCAGGCAGCACTGAAGGTGTACCAGAGTATCCGCGAGCAGGGCCACCAGAAGGACGTGGTAGACATCATGCAGACACGTATGGAACTGTACGATTTCCTGAATTACCACGATTACGAGCAGAAGCTCGACGCGCTCTTTGCCAAGGGCAAGGGCTGA
- a CDS encoding GntR family transcriptional regulator — MSVASPGSLPENTRTLADRVFARLQDDIVRGEILPGSKVSETELASRYGVSRGPLREAIRRLESRKLLERVVHVGTRVASLSVNDLIEIYHVREALEGMAARLAAEHMTAEEVRGLYDVLAQHEQQQDLREDVAYFQREGDLDFHYRIIQGSHNATLSQLLIGELYHLVRMYRYQFSTVANRPQKALNEHRRIVEAIEARDAEMAELLMRRHISSARKNIENQYTTPANTP, encoded by the coding sequence ATGTCTGTTGCTTCCCCGGGCTCCTTGCCTGAAAACACACGCACACTGGCAGATCGGGTTTTCGCCCGGCTTCAGGACGATATTGTGCGCGGGGAGATCCTGCCCGGTTCCAAGGTCAGCGAAACCGAGCTGGCTAGCCGCTACGGCGTCAGCCGTGGCCCCCTTCGTGAAGCTATCCGCCGTCTGGAATCCCGCAAGCTGCTTGAGAGAGTGGTACATGTGGGTACCCGGGTGGCCTCCCTTAGCGTCAACGATCTGATTGAAATCTACCATGTACGCGAAGCCCTGGAAGGCATGGCCGCCAGGCTTGCCGCCGAGCATATGACTGCCGAGGAAGTGCGCGGCCTTTATGATGTGCTGGCCCAGCATGAGCAGCAGCAGGACCTTCGCGAAGATGTGGCTTATTTTCAGCGCGAAGGGGATCTGGATTTTCACTATCGCATTATCCAGGGCAGCCACAATGCCACGCTCAGCCAGTTGCTGATCGGGGAGCTCTACCACCTGGTGCGTATGTACCGCTATCAGTTCAGCACCGTGGCCAACCGACCCCAGAAAGCTCTCAATGAACACCGCCGAATCGTAGAAGCCATCGAAGCCCGGGATGCCGAGATGGCCGAGCTGTTAATGCGTCGCCATATCAGCAGTGCGCGCAAAAATATCGAAAACCAGTACACCACACCGGCTAATACCCCGTAG
- a CDS encoding outer membrane protein transport protein has protein sequence MKNNNKALGWIPAVLLGCLFATSAPAQLANNLAIDVRAMSMGHAVTADPPGIMAIHFNPAGLAKLDGRRMDLQFLGADFSLESEFSAPPGYNVFGFSDDPVVCNDAPNDGVDFCRDFKTATSTIEGISLYVPFINDTVDLPPGPLIAGPLPAFSIRPAGSKFTFGTATYLPMAAGFYRDEDDVGNFMGERVALERITYLSPSVGYRVNDELSIGASIGMSFQAVALEQDFRAPNELLGFARVLDESICAPFKGESNIALDLILFGVCRPEEGLGPFKNLASLDVAMDQRFSPSYNLGVLWEPHERFAWGAVWRSPAKTHMRGDYKISYSNATQETINGIGGSPTGAIALAVLGIPSRIGAEEVGRVSMDLTMPATFQTGIKVRPTERLQFNVDAVWADYKEWDSFDFTFDRSSAVLSLARLFSPGSTSTRLSYPLNFQSTWNLAFGASYDLTGRIQLRAGYEPRASAIPEDRRSPMVPINEAKYYSLGLGYKWDKETDIDLGIAQLRSKDEIPANTSCAANCTGIDNVVYNPYAGLDIKTEATVTILGLAFRTRF, from the coding sequence ATGAAGAATAATAACAAGGCTTTGGGCTGGATCCCGGCAGTTTTGCTGGGTTGTCTGTTTGCCACGAGTGCCCCGGCACAGTTAGCTAATAATCTGGCAATTGATGTGCGTGCCATGAGCATGGGTCATGCGGTGACAGCGGATCCGCCTGGCATTATGGCAATTCATTTCAATCCCGCCGGATTGGCCAAGCTAGATGGTCGCAGGATGGATCTGCAGTTTCTCGGTGCTGATTTCAGTCTTGAGTCGGAGTTTTCTGCGCCTCCGGGGTATAACGTTTTCGGCTTTTCGGATGATCCCGTTGTCTGTAACGATGCTCCCAATGATGGTGTGGATTTCTGTCGGGATTTCAAAACAGCGACCAGTACGATTGAGGGTATTTCCCTCTATGTTCCTTTTATCAATGACACGGTAGATCTGCCACCCGGGCCTCTTATCGCAGGTCCACTGCCAGCCTTTTCAATCCGTCCTGCTGGCTCCAAATTCACTTTTGGTACGGCTACCTATTTGCCTATGGCTGCCGGTTTTTATCGGGATGAAGATGACGTAGGTAACTTCATGGGTGAGCGCGTAGCGTTGGAGCGAATTACTTATCTTTCCCCTTCAGTGGGCTACCGGGTAAATGATGAGCTATCGATCGGTGCCTCCATCGGCATGAGCTTCCAGGCAGTGGCCCTGGAACAGGATTTTCGTGCCCCCAATGAGCTGCTGGGGTTTGCGCGGGTGCTGGATGAAAGTATTTGTGCGCCTTTCAAAGGTGAATCCAATATTGCTCTGGATCTGATTCTTTTTGGTGTCTGTCGCCCGGAGGAGGGCTTGGGTCCATTCAAGAACTTGGCATCACTGGATGTGGCCATGGATCAGCGTTTTAGTCCTTCTTACAATCTTGGGGTGCTATGGGAGCCCCATGAACGTTTTGCATGGGGGGCCGTGTGGCGCTCTCCGGCCAAGACCCATATGCGGGGGGACTACAAAATAAGTTATAGCAATGCGACCCAGGAAACGATCAACGGCATTGGTGGCTCACCAACCGGTGCGATTGCCCTGGCTGTCTTGGGTATACCCTCCAGAATCGGGGCAGAAGAGGTGGGCCGCGTGAGTATGGATCTGACCATGCCCGCGACTTTCCAGACTGGTATCAAAGTGCGGCCCACGGAAAGATTGCAATTCAATGTGGATGCAGTCTGGGCCGATTACAAGGAGTGGGATTCCTTCGACTTTACCTTTGATCGCAGTTCTGCGGTACTCAGTCTGGCGCGCCTGTTTTCGCCGGGTTCCACCTCGACACGGTTAAGCTACCCACTGAATTTTCAGTCCACCTGGAATCTGGCATTTGGCGCTTCCTATGACCTGACTGGGCGTATCCAGCTTCGAGCCGGCTACGAGCCGCGAGCATCAGCGATTCCGGAAGACCGCCGCAGCCCGATGGTGCCGATCAATGAGGCGAAGTATTACAGTCTTGGTCTTGGCTATAAATGGGACAAGGAGACCGATATCGACCTGGGCATCGCCCAGCTGCGCAGCAAGGATGAAATTCCTGCCAACACCAGCTGTGCCGCTAACTGCACGGGTATCGACAATGTGGTGTATAACCCCTATGCCGGTCTGGATATCAAGACCGAAGCGACGGTAACGATTCTGGGGCTGGCATTCAGAACTCGCTTCTAA
- a CDS encoding transporter, with the protein MNMKSGKIAAIAALLLAQPFAWAADSVEEARDALQTKEDDVTEEKNLEEVFQAAEKQYSLLPSGQMSLNFAANYSYYRDDRIDIALDEDSGSISRFRIEQDAQHSFGSSLSFDYGIWNNLTFNTRLPVSYKYDTEKDVSQAALGDVSFGLRYQPFPVRPGAMNTTLYTTLSTPTGDSPYDINVNSEVSSGSGFYSLGGGVSMSKVVDPVVLYGSLGYSMAFDVTGLNQRRGSAILEEVNPGDSINFSMGLAYSLSYEVSISASYQQSYNFDTEFQFSDGRVASSEDSTSSVVNTSVGLRSSKNRIINLSFGFGLTEDSPDVLLGLSMPIDFSGLKPGA; encoded by the coding sequence ATGAACATGAAGTCTGGAAAGATTGCAGCGATCGCTGCACTCCTGCTTGCCCAGCCCTTTGCCTGGGCGGCCGATAGCGTAGAAGAAGCACGCGATGCCCTGCAGACCAAGGAAGATGACGTTACCGAGGAAAAAAACCTGGAAGAGGTATTCCAGGCCGCCGAAAAGCAATATTCGTTGCTGCCTAGCGGGCAGATGTCGCTAAATTTCGCCGCAAACTATAGTTACTACCGCGATGACCGTATCGATATTGCCCTGGATGAAGATAGTGGTAGCATCAGTCGATTCCGTATTGAGCAGGATGCTCAGCATTCTTTTGGCTCATCTTTGTCGTTTGATTACGGTATTTGGAACAACCTGACCTTCAATACGCGTCTGCCTGTCTCTTATAAATACGATACTGAAAAGGATGTGTCCCAAGCGGCATTGGGGGATGTGTCCTTTGGCCTGCGTTATCAGCCTTTCCCGGTGCGCCCCGGTGCAATGAATACCACGCTTTACACCACGCTTAGCACGCCAACAGGTGACAGCCCCTATGACATTAATGTCAATAGCGAGGTGTCCAGTGGTTCAGGGTTTTACTCCCTCGGCGGTGGCGTCAGCATGAGCAAGGTTGTCGATCCTGTTGTCCTCTATGGTTCCCTAGGCTATTCCATGGCCTTTGATGTGACCGGACTCAATCAGCGCCGTGGCTCGGCGATTCTGGAAGAAGTGAACCCCGGCGATAGCATCAACTTTTCCATGGGCCTGGCCTATTCCTTGTCTTATGAAGTTTCAATCAGCGCTAGCTACCAGCAGTCTTATAACTTCGATACGGAGTTTCAGTTTAGTGACGGCCGGGTAGCCAGTTCTGAGGATTCCACATCCAGCGTTGTTAACACTTCCGTCGGACTGCGTTCTTCCAAGAATCGTATTATTAACCTGAGTTTCGGCTTCGGTCTGACTGAAGACTCTCCCGACGTGCTGCTTGGGCTGTCCATGCCGATTGATTTCAGTGGCCTGAAACCCGGTGCCTAA
- a CDS encoding C39 family peptidase, whose amino-acid sequence MLTSMLGVALIYFAANESVVIEPPEKGVVYYEHPTGDGPLRERGLPVKPVSEFRYHNVTRQAYDYSCGSAALTTVLNQYLGRQFQERQIMEGLLRFGETEKIVERRGFSLLDMKRLATALGHPSGGFRAEMKDIKSLDHPAIVPIAYGGFKHFVVLKKYQDGHIYVADPALGNISFTESKFLEIWDQNVLFIVFPNGFEPQDGLELTDYDLRLLDERTINRLAFQQFPVFTNTIENWADKASTLRRVLIEEEDGTERVINVPTRTYFRK is encoded by the coding sequence ATGCTGACGTCCATGCTGGGTGTAGCGCTGATCTACTTTGCTGCCAACGAATCCGTAGTGATCGAGCCCCCTGAAAAAGGGGTGGTCTATTACGAGCATCCCACTGGTGATGGGCCGCTGCGTGAGCGTGGCCTGCCTGTTAAGCCTGTTTCTGAATTCCGTTATCACAATGTCACCCGCCAGGCGTATGACTATTCCTGTGGCTCCGCTGCCTTAACCACCGTACTGAATCAGTATCTTGGACGCCAGTTCCAGGAGCGTCAGATTATGGAGGGCCTTCTGCGTTTTGGTGAAACCGAGAAGATTGTGGAGCGACGAGGCTTTTCACTGCTTGATATGAAACGATTGGCCACCGCCTTGGGGCATCCAAGCGGCGGGTTTCGGGCGGAGATGAAAGACATCAAGAGCTTGGACCACCCTGCAATCGTGCCTATCGCTTATGGTGGTTTCAAGCATTTCGTGGTGCTCAAGAAGTATCAGGATGGGCACATTTATGTGGCTGACCCGGCCTTGGGGAATATCAGTTTCACGGAATCCAAATTCCTGGAAATCTGGGATCAGAATGTACTTTTTATCGTATTTCCCAACGGTTTTGAGCCCCAGGATGGCCTGGAATTGACAGATTATGATCTTCGTCTTCTGGATGAGCGAACCATTAACAGGCTGGCTTTCCAGCAGTTTCCCGTATTTACCAATACCATTGAAAACTGGGCGGATAAGGCCAGTACGCTTCGCCGGGTGCTGATTGAGGAAGAAGATGGCACAGAGCGTGTGATCAATGTGCCGACCCGTACCTATTTCAGAAAATAA